In the Drosophila teissieri strain GT53w chromosome 3R, Prin_Dtei_1.1, whole genome shotgun sequence genome, TCACAATAGTTGGGTGATTAAAAACAGCTTGTGATTAAAAGGCAGCAGGTGATTAAAAGTCTATCATAAAATGTGATTGACACTTTTATAAATGGCATAGTCGTTTAGTTTAGATGCAGATAAGTAGCACGGCCAAAGCTTGTTAATTGGTTAGCTAAAAAGATTTCATTTTTAACTCTGCTGATTACAGTTGAAAACAAGAACTAATGTAATTATGGGTACTCAGTAATGCTCTCGTATAGACACGTTAGCTGGCCATCTTCTTACGAAGCAAAGTAATTTTTAATGGTTACAAACGGAGTAAAAAAAGACCtataataaatattccaaATAATCATGCTGTATGTAGTGCCGCCCGTGTAATGCAAGTgcgttgaaaaatattgtcACGCCCACCATAACTCCTAGAAACCGGGCCAATTCCTATTTTTAAatcgaaatttatttttcttgccaATACCACCCCCCTTCATCGCACACAAACCCCCATAACTTACGgttatcgatagaaattgcAAAGAAAAagtataacattttaaaaattgtgggcgtgacagtgTTTTTGCGGTTTAGCCACGCCTAgcttaaatgtttttggcatatcgataggaatagacaagacaaatacaaaaattttaaaaaatcgaaacaaaCTTCAAAGTGCGgcttgtgggctttagagGGAACTTGGTAATCTCCTGGAACAAACTTGAGCTGCGTCGATTCCAGCTAGCTATCTATATCGCTGGCTTTtcatctttctagcttttattgtTCCTACGGACAAAAGGTCGTGGCCCGATCGACCTATCTACTTATAACCAACTTTGTACACAGTAAACGTAATTTGTAGACATGAATCTTGTTCCAGTTAATGTAGTAAATTATACCCAATTGGACTCCACTATATCCTCAGATGGCAATCACCGCCCCATTTTGTGGTCTTGGCCTCCTAAAGGTATTCCTGGTTACTCAGAGCTCAGGTAgccttaaaatttaattaagctttatttaaatgcaatttgtggAAAGTTGAAAATATGCTTCCTTTCTCTGAAGAACCCCTGTGGGTGGTCGATGTCGTTCGACGTGCAGTTGCAGAATACGAGTTGCACTTTTGGGTGGTTTCCCACCCGCTGGCAACCAACCTCTGCCACATATAcaccccaccgcccactgACCCGGCCATAAATCAGTGCAATATGAGACGTGCATCATGGGAGGTCGGTCGTCCTGCTGGTTAAATGGCGATTTCGTATAGAGATGAAGCCCAATGATGCTGGTCCTTTTGGAGTTTCTTCGGATTTCAGACGGCTGGATGCCGGTTGATGATGGCCGGCCATCACTTGTTTATTGTTGCTCCTACGTCAATTCCgtttattttgcaaatttaCAACACAAAACGGCAGGCATCAGATGGCACGGGCATATGTGTGCGTACATGTACTTTGAACTTTCGGACGGCAGGGAAAATCCTTTGAtacaacaaaagcagaaaattaATTACGTTTAGGATTTCTGCTGGGTACACATTTTGGACAATGGCTAATCGTCAATTCATCACTCAGACTTCCCGTAAAACGTGACTAAGAATCTCGGATCAGATTGGTAGAACAAGTACCTttaaaggaaaagccaaaccCCTAATTTAAAAGTATAATTTACGCAAATGGAAAGTAATTGCATGTAGTTCGCTACGCTTTCCATTCAAGGTTCATTCGCCGCAGTTACTCGTTTTGGGCAAGGCGGATCCATTTGATATGCTTCATCGATATGGTCGCCGGTTCATTAGGTCTGATCAAAGTAATCAAATTTGAAATGCTTTCCAGATATGTAGAGGCGGGTGAATAAATTTCGAGATTCTTTGGGGTTGAACAATGCAATATGGAACCGAAATAtgataacaaataaaatgaatccGCTGTAATTGACTAGGTTTATAAATGTCTCACCGACAAGTAAGTGAGCAGTCGTGTTTATGGAACATACATAAAGCActcaaaagaacttcttcaCCGAGCAGTGGGACTCAGGTGACAGACTGGCACATCAAAGTTCATGAACCTCATGATGCTTTTCTCTTTCATCCCCCCATAAAATACCCGGCTTCCTCGCCCACTAATATAAATTTGCCAGGTTTATATCGAGCGAGAGCGATGAAGACGAAACTTGctcttgaaatatttatgagaCTTTGCAATAAACTGAAATTTCAAAGACACCACCTCAACAAAATGGCCGCCATAAATTGGTAGAAAAGATGGAAAGGGAGCGCAGAAGACGGCGGCAGATAGAGccgtataaaatatattatacttccataataaaagcgaaaaacttGATTGTACCTGGAACTTGTGAGCCAGGCGAGTTCAGAGAAAATAGGGGCGTTCGAGGGGCGTGACGGGCCAATGTTGCTGCGATTTATGCGACGCCATCGGGAAGTGAACCAAGTTGCAGGGCCGGGAAAGGTGCAGCAGCTGATAAATATTAATGGCGAGGCCACCGCCAGATGTCCATATAAACAAACCCAATCCACGAGttcaacataaataaataaaattgtaaatatccAGATGCAGCGAGAAGCGTCGTACACGCATTAAAAGCATTCCAATCCAAATACGAATTTCAAATCGTTAGGAGCACTTCAAATCGGATTCGTATCTCCTCCCAATGGAAAAGGGCGGAGGAAGCGAGAGAACTTTCGCCATTTTGGACCATTGGCCATTCGGTTTAATCGCGGACATATCCGGCCAACGTCGCTGCAATTTCCGctctggagctggagaaacACGAACAGGGAGGTGAACCACCCGAAACCCACCTAATGGACAAGCCCTAATGACCCGACATTATATTTCATAACGCAATTTAAGCCACCAAAAAGTATGTGTActgtacataaatataaatttctaCAGAAATGGTTTCATAAAAACCATGATTACGGATTTACGCAGATACACAAACAGCAATTGAGAAAAAGATTGATGGCACTCGTGGTTTCCTATTTTTTACCTATATActaacatatgtatgtacatacatatatccaatATTTTCGATAAAACTCAAGTGCTTCAGGTATTCCCAGAACATATatttctgaaatattttttggaaGATTTGAAGAGCTATCTGTACTTTAAGGTCTTCCCATAAACGGGCTGTTGATGACGGAACCcattaaatattatactttTGTATCCTTCGAATGTCTCAAGCCACATCGCTTCAGTCGTAAAGATTTAATTGTATGGAAATCGTAAATGGCACGAACAGAAAagttttggtttattttatgaGAAAATCGATGGAACCCATTAAAATCTGTCACAACTGGCGAACTACAGGTCCTAACCGAAGGAAGTTGACTGGGTTgatgtaaataaaattgcttTTTCACAGAACTGTCATCATGTGGCAGACCCTTTTGTTGGGACTTAGGGGATCCGTAATGGCGCTGATAACTGCAACTTCCAACCGAGAATGACATATCAAGCGAGTTGTAATAAAGTGATTCATTGAGATTGTAATGACAGCGAAGGGTCGTTTGTTAAATGGGTTGATCGATTAGATTCTTTGGAAGATAGTTACCGAACTTCCCTGATGAAAGGAAACTTAATAGCGCTTCATTGCTGTACAATACTAATTCAAGGTTATCACTTAACCATAATCTGTTTACCATCTAATGTGAGCTTTACTCCATTTGTATGAAAAATTGGCAATTTGTACTATATTTACACAGCTGTTTCTGGTCCCAATAATGAAATGTTTACTTTAGACGCAAGAAGCagattaaatataaacaaaattgaagGACAGACGAGCGAATCGGGAGAAAGTTGGCTGATACCATTATGAGTTGTTATTTGGTTCCGACTACGGTTGGCATTGGCTAACCCTAACCATAGCCTTACCCTAATTAGTTTCGGCGTTAAATGAAATAAGGCTATTTCTACTTAGAAAACGCCATTTTACTTTCCGGTCCCAAACGCAAACCTGTTTTGATATGCTCTTTTGCGAGTTTTACGATTTCGTGCTTAAAGTCAATGTTTTGGGTTGGGAAACTTGACTAGGTACAGAACGGAAAGTATAATAATTATTACTCCCAATCATGTTGCGGGCATAAATTTAGTATTGAAAATCTTTTGCTGGGGACTAAGAGACCGAAAGACGTGGAGCCAACCAAAACGAAACCAGGAAACCGCAAACTAATGAACGGACTGAGCTGTAGACTGGTCCCCGGATTTTGGAACCCAGCGCTTCTGCTGCAGACGTCGGTCGAGGGTTGCGTCGGGTGGGAGGGTTGCATTGGCGGTGGCCTGGGCAGGGCGTTGTGGTTACGTTGGTCCGACGAGCCGGTGGCCCTCGGTCTCTGGAGCTTACCAAAGCATTCACAGccgctgtttctgttgctgctgctgatgcggttTGCGGTTCTTTTTGTGCCCGATGCAATTGTTCCTGCTCCCGGAGGCCATGGCATCAGCAGACACGTATACACcataatatgtacatatatatggatTGGATGGAGTGTGCACGAACTACGAGTACGAGTGTTTTCCAAAATGGCGACTCCCCGCTGATGTAGATACACAAACCGGTAAGACTTCCCAGCAGGGGGCCCAAAAATCGTGACGCCAGTTGCAGGAATAGCAATATTATAACCGATATGGTACCGGGACGTGGTCGTAGGCGTATCAGGGGGCGTGCCAAGTCGGCAGCTGAACAAGCTGACGCAACTCAGAAATCTGCTTACATCTGCTGTCTGTTGCCGTAGGATGGTAGGAAATCAGACAGTCTCGTTTCTCAGGACTTATGCAGCTTATAAAACTTTGCCCTCTGCATTTCCCCTCCACTGACAAAAACGTTCTACTTTAAAGTAACGTCAGTTGGCTTCCTTTTGCCACTGCCGCCTGGCTGCaccatttttgttgctgtgcgtTATAATCCGCTTTTTGTGATCGGATTATGTCCTGTGTAGCACCTAATCCCCGCACAGGAGTGCGACCAGCGTACACATGTTCCCAACGAACACCACCTCCACACCTACAACTTCACCtctcccattcccattttcagTTCCAATCCGATTCCGTCCATCCGCACTGATCCCGCAGTCGCAGTCAACTTTAATTACGCACTGGATGTCGATGGATGGATTAGGGCGGCCTTACGCCCACTGACTGCCcggaaaagcaattaaaatgtgtaTATCTTGGATAAACAGGATGACGTTCCTAAAGGGAACCACCTTTCAAGTTATaaagttattaatattttaaaagatatATTTTTGCGATTAGTTCTAATCAAGCGTTCCCCAACTAAGAGGAGGGTCTGTAAATCAAGCAGatggttattttatttattcaacaATGGTTCATTGCATATAGTTATCATATATAGTTCATCATATTTCATAAGTTAATATAGTATAATCTTCTTCAAGACCATTAAATGCAGAGATCTCGGgaattataaaaatagataGCTTGGAAGTAATCCCCATGCAATGCAATGTTGTTTTAATACATTTCCCCGATTAAAGAGACTTCTCCCTCTGACTGAAAAAACTGACTTATagtcaaaaaaaaactataatacACAGATCGATGTTGGCACCATTACCTAGTTTCAGAAATCGAATTATAAAGAGTATTTCCAATCTAAATTGCGATTTCAATAGAATCACAAAGGGGATGGCTGACTACATTAAGGGCTTTAAAATGCggtaattttgaaaaaaaaaaaaaaaaaccgatgACTGCATTGGGGCCAGGTAGATcgagaaaagtgaaaagagaATCATTTTCCAAGATCTACCCGCCCTTATTGCTGGgtaattaagttaattagaAACTTTACTTTTCTTGTGCATTTAACGACTTTTATTTGGGGGGTTGGGGTTTCCTAGCACCGACGTCTCAGTCTGCCCATCGGCACTTTGCCTTCTCttcgttttgctttgcttGCATATTctcatcaaattaaatttaattgtacaTCATTAAAGGCCGATTCTAAGAATTCGTTTCGGGTCTCGTCGGTATCTAACTCAAAATGGCGTCGTACGATTTTGGGTATTCATTTATTTCGGTGTCAAGCAATCTAATTACAACCTGTCGCATGCATGGGGTAACACACAAAGACCTGacttcatacatatgtatgtacgtatttATGGGAGTATTAAATATGGTCTCATGGAGGGTAGGAAAATGCATTTAGGTGCAGTGTTTTGGAGATGACATATGGATGCCCGCAAGCGGGAACTTCCCCATCAGCTGTCACTTTCAATGCCATAAGTCCGCCATTTGACAGGAGCTACAAATGAATAGGTTTCTCTTTTCAGTTGAGCTTCAGTGATTTTGAATGTTTAACTGATTCGGAAGTAAAAggttaaaaagaaatacaaaaaaaaaaacagcttGTTATTATAATACCTTGATTAATTACtaattcatatatgtacatatatatataaaaaataaataatagtaaatTTTAAGTCTTCTCCCTTTATTGAGAAATTTGCTTTgtgtttttcgcttttttaaTGTATTCATGAGTTTTCTATTTAGTTGGTACAGTTCGTTTTGGAGTCATGcatatattagaataatttaCTCGATGAAGAGGAAAATATGATGTTGAAAGAAAAATTAGCatataaatccaattaaagGATCGCATAATTCATAGTGgatcataaataatttattggccatcatatttattatttaaccATTCCCTGAGAAATACGGTTTACACTGTTACTTAATTAAGaatgttttgtatttatgttatttatcTTTAAAAGAATCAAGAAACTGAAATCTAAAACGTATCCCTTTGAAATCCCCATCATCATTCATACGGAACTCCACACCTAGCCTTGGCGAAGTACTTTCCACTTGATAGTTTGCCCGCATCAGAAATGGGCATTAACTGATCTGGAGGAGATTCAGCAGGGGGGCTAGGGACTGGGTCTGGTCTCTGGAGTCTGGGGGTCTTAAGTGCCCCAACGACCGCAGCAAACACAATCGTTTGCTTGATTGACGGACGCATTGAATGAGTGCATGTCATTCCCAATCCCTGGTTGAGTTCAAGAGAGAGTGGGCACTCCAAAAGGCCCACTCTAGGCGAACATATATTTGCACGTCTGCCGGAGAAGTTTCAGTCTTCCATACAGTAAAACTTCCGTAAATAGAAGCAACACATGCCTCTAGAAAGTTAGAGCtcgcatttttaattacttgaaaatgtgtttaaattttatttaacacaaataaagaataaagaaaCCAATTATAGTCATCTAAATTGGTTATCATTTGTGAAAAACatcaatttcgttttattgtaATCACAGTTCCTTgattttaattcaaagttaGTgttcaatttatatatttaaatgtatttgcgATCAAGTATATAGAAAGCTTTTAAATTTACCGATTTACGTTAAAATTAAGGTAGTTATATTCGGTATGTCCCAAATTATATTGCAAGGTCAGTTAAAGCAATTGGGGTGACTGTACAGtaagtaaataaaagaaagaaaaataataattataataaagtGCACATATTGCaataaagactttaaaaactGCATATTTATTAGTGCAAAATGATAGCAATAATTAAACTATTATTggtgtttttttaattactaaGGAAAGGGATGTACCTTTTCGCCGGGAAGACCTACATAGGTTCCACTGTGGCTTTAGGAGCAGCTCAAGCACGACGGAGAGCAAACGGAAAACAGTAGAGAGCAAACACACTCTCTGGCCGCTCATTTGGAGAGTGGCAGCTGCAAGTTGCAGCTGATCTCTAATTCCAGGAGAGAGGAGACCATCTTGACTTAGCTCTTCCACCTAAGTAAAAGCGAGGTAGCGACAGCCCAGAACCAGCTTGCTCTGCTCCCACCCATAGGAGAAACGGGGACTATCGGCACTAGACTCTAACTAGacagtaaacaaaaattgctcaaattttgtttgcaattttttttacGCGAATATATCAGATAATTATGAAAATTCCATTACTCTTAAAGATtgtacttttttaatttaaagtgttGCATTAAGTCggtttacatatatacagcTTTCATATTTTTGATGTCACACATTTAAGAATTTGTTTAACGTTAATAATATCGCTCTGAAATTTATTACTCATACCTTTATTAATATctatttgattaaatatatatacatatattataaatagtAAACTCTCCCGTTGCCATAATATGATAACATAAAGAAAATCGCAAGGCTTTTTTCAGTGTAAGATCGCGGACTGGGCCGTGAAAGTGAAACACAGCAACACTTGCAATTGCTCGCTGTTTGTTTggctgtgtgagtgtgctggcatttgtttgccttggtCTGGGAAAAAGATAACAAACGCTTTTGCACGAGACTCGACTCGAAACGCTTGATAAGAAGGACGCAGCACGAGCgcatcaaaatcaaaacaaaattttacaCTGAGCAGACAAAGGGAATTATTTGAGTTGAGCCGGCCGTTTGTTATCAGCCGCAAGAGCACGTGTGATTAGGCGGCTTTTGCTAACCTCAACTTGGTGGTAGCTTATAGGTAACGCGTGATACGGAATAGGTACATACCCTTTTCTCAGCACTGTCGCAGGGATTGCTCAGGCTCAGCGAAGAGGAGCTCAAGGACGAGGTGGTGGGCGCACCGCTGACCGTGCTGGGTGTGCTCATCTGGGGCAGGACATCCGTGGGTACGGcgtccagctgctcctgcttgaTCCCGGCGATCAGCGGCAGGAAGTCGTTCTTTAGCTGCTCCAAATCCATATCCATGTTGGCAAAGTCCTACGATTTAACCGCGTAGGCGGTTGGTGGCGATCGTTGAATTTAATACGTGGGCGTGCTAATTATAGCAACAGATTTTTGGTTGACTGACTGACCGACCGAATGTTTCCCTAAAAGCTGTCGCCTTGGAACGGCATGACGATTGCGATTATGTTGCGGTATTATTGTTTTGGAATTAGTTGGGTTGTTAATCCATTCCAATGCTCACAAGCACCCACACATCCACAGGGCGCGCGCACCAATACACACGAATTACACGCGAGCAAGCAAAAACAACGATATGAGGTTGTATTGTATGGTGTTCATAAACGATTTTTTGCTGATTCTTTAAGATCCGAGTTTTGTTCGTAGTTGACTCTTCTTCAATTGGGTGgctaatacatttaatttaacctTCGACTTCTGGCTTGCAAAAATATTGGGttctccctctctttcgcacagAGAGACACAACTTTCGTTTTACTTATACACGACGTTCGCTCGAATTTCGCTGCTATTTTTCCGTCTGGACGTCGATTTTTCCAGCGATTCGTGCCGCATTTCGTCCACACGCGGCTAGAATTCTTTGTTTGCGCTGCGAGCGCGCTTTTTGTGCGGTTTTATTGGCGTATTACGCTGTGAAAACACACGGTCTCACGGCGTTTGCTCTCGTTGGACGCTTCTTCTGTACAAAAAATGTTCAGCCATTTTGGATTCAATTAATTCATGTCGGCGTTGCCAATTCGACGGCATTTGAGGGCTGTTACGCACGGCCGTGGAGACGTAAGGCGCTGAGGTCACACTAAACACGCGGCCTGGCCAGACTACACATGAGTTTGCGATACAATTCGcattaaaatcttaaaaatgtttgtttactcGGCCTTGTTTACAATTGcttgcaattttaaattccttACTTAGCGtggtattattattttctcgtaaaatatataataatttttaatttttttaaatctgtTTTGTCCTGGTTCTGTTAAGGCATTACGTCACGTAAAACTTTTAACATTTGGCGCCACACTGCTAAATTAAAGCTGAAGTAAAtctaaaaaaacaaaatcagaaactaaacataataatTTAGATAATTCAAAGTACTTGATTTTCGAATGAATTATGTTCATTTAGAGCCAAACATTCATTTAAAGAGCCAAACAAAACTGTTAAATAAAACAGCTGGTCCGTAAcagagcaagaagaagagcatAATCACACGTGTGTAAATTCCACCACTTTAAATTCAGAATTGTTTACTTAATGTTTTTAAGACGGCTATTAAACGACTACACCAAGGCAGGTTAATTATTAAAGATCGTACCTTTAATTTGAgagtttacaattcattttctTATAATAGTTCGCCTGAAAATCCTTTGCAAACCCTGGAATCGCCAGAAATCCTTCGCTGCAGCGATGTCAGAGGCGCTAGATAAATtggaggtggagaaggaagCCAGGAAAGAGGCCAAGGAATTGGAGGGCGAAGCCGTGAAAGAGGCCAACCGCATCAAAAGAACACTTAAGCGCAAGAAATGGGTCGATTGGAAGGAGCAGGACGAGAAGGATGCCGCTAACGGTGTGAAGCGGGCGCCCTTCGATCCAGCCGAGCGGATTAAGCGCAAGAAGAGTGCCATCCTGCTTAGCTACTGCGGCGCAAACTACTATGGGATGCAACGCAATCCCGGCATGCAGACCATTGAGGAGGAGCTCTTCAAAGCCATGCTAAAGCACAAGTGGATCACAGAGGACAGCTTTGAGCAGATTCAGATTTCCTGTTTCCAAAGGGCCGCTCGGACCGACAAGGGCGTCTCCGCAGCCCGCCAGGTGTGCTCCGTCAAGCTGCGTTAGTCTAATTATTCTTCCTTACCATACAATATTAAACCTATTACTTCCTACAGCTGAGGAGCTGGACCTGGAGGCCTTCAATGCCGATCTGCCGCAACAGATCCGTCTCTTTGGCGTAGAGCGCGTGACTAAAGGCTTCAATGCCAAGGACCAGTGCAATGCTAGGACCTACACCTACACTCTGCCCACCATGGCCTTTGCCTCCTTTGAGGAAAAGGTCGACGACTTGCACGACACCTTCCAGATTTCCCCTGAGCTGCTGGAGAAAGTGACAGAAACCCTAAAGCTCTATGAGGGCACGAAGAATTTCCACAACTTCACCAGCAAGAAGTAAATAAGCTAGGATTATACTTCCTTGTTGGTCGAactaatattttgtttactattCTTGTAGAAGCTTCCTGGATCCTTCGTCCAAGCGGTTCATCATGTCCTTTACAAGAAGCGAGCCATTCCGGAGTCCCCAGGGCATAGAGTTTGTCACACTTAAGGTCAAGGGTCAGAGCTTTATGCTGCACCAGATCCGCAAGATGGTGGGTTTAGCCATTGCCATTGTACGGGGAAACACGACGGCGGCGACTTTAGAGCGGGCACTGACGGAGGAGCGCCTGGACCTGCCGATGGCCCCTGGGCTGGGCCTTGTGCTGGACACGGTGCACTACGAGCGATACAACGATCGCTACGGCAAGGATGGCATCCACAATCCGCTGACGTGGCAGGCGCAGGAGGCGCAAGTGCAGAAGTTTATCGAGAGGGAGATCTTTAGCCAAATCTATAAGACAGAAGCCGAGCAGCGTAACATGCTCGACTGGATAGGAACGTTGCATTATCACTCGTACGACACGCGGGCGGAGGACGCACCTCCATCTTCCTCGGATAGCAAGAAGATTAAAGGTGGTGATGACGACAATGATgaataaaatagatttttgtGTATGCACATGAATAAAGAAAGCCTAATCAATTGACCAGGtgtacaataaattaaaatgcaaaaccgGTTTTTATAATCAAAGTATAAAGGCAATGGATAAGACCTGTGTCAATTTAAAAGCGGCCtcccttcttctttttgtggCCACCTTTGCGGTGCTGTTGCCTTGGTCCTGGTGCTGTTTCCTGGAAAACGGGTGTGGCGGGGGAGTTCTTGGTCAGATTGACGCGGTTGGACATGTCGCTGTAAAGGAATATTATAATCAGAACCATTTTAACGTTTTTTATCTATCAAGCTTACTATTGATCGGCTGCTCCAGAGGCCATGCCCTGGGAGCCCTTAATGACATCCTTGCCTCGTGCACCACCTCGCTTCTTTCGGAATCCTGTGCGCTCGTACTTGGGCAGCCACCGCTCTGGATCAGGAGCCACTTCGGAGTTGTAGTTCTTGGGGAGCTTGCCCTTCCGTTTTCGGTTCTGGTTCTTCTTTTTCTCTAGCGGTGTGCTCGGTGAGGGTTCGATCTTGGCATTGGCAGACTTCTTGGCCGCCTTAACTGACATCACCCAGTTGGCCGCTTCTAGGGCGTCGATTTCGGAGGCAGTGGTCAACGTTTCCAGTTTGGGTAACTTTCTACTTAGCTCAAGAGCCCTCTTGGGCTGGAACTGGGCGTAGGCGATGACCAGTTGGGCCAAAACCTTGGTATCGTTGGGGTTCAGCTTGAGTAGTTCCTCCAGCGAACTAGCGGCCGTCTCGGATGCGCCACCACGCAAATGGAACTCGGCCGCCTGACGCCACATGTCCGACAGATCACCACTGCTCACCTTGTTCTTCTTGTACCAGTCTACGGCGGACTTCAGCAGCGCAGAGGCTGCTGTCTTGTTGTCCGTGCCCAGGTAAAGGGAGACTAGAGCGGAGACAACGCCAGGCTTGTACTTGGCCTCGCCTAATGACAGTAGTGTTTCTATGGCATCCTTGCGGTTGCCCTAAAGGAAAGAAATGCGTTGGACACGTTTCCATTTTCTACTTACATTTTTTGTAACTTACCTGAAGAAGCTGAAGTTGGATGACGGCAAACTTGCTGACAAATTCGTGCGACTTGTGGGCTGCAGCGAACTTTTGTAGCTGATCGATTGCCTCCTTGTGCTTCCGGTCCTTGGCCAGCTGGCTACAGCGAATGAGGAGCGCCTCAAATTCTACCTGCGGATAGGCCTGTGCCAGCTTTTGGCTAAGTTGTTGCACTTGGTCGCCGGCATTAGTATAAAGTGCCAGTAGACAGTTGTTGACGGCTATGACCTGCTTCTGGCGCGAGGTGAGCTTAGGCTCACAGGCGTCGGCAAGGGCAGCGCGTATTTTCTTCTTGGAGTCGAAGACGTTCTGGTCCTTATTGATCACCACAGAGTTGTTGCTGGCCACGGCCACCAAAGCCGCGTCCTTGGGCTTATGGCGCAGGCAGTCCGCGTAGATGCTGGCCGCCTCTTTGGTCTTGCCCTGCAGTTGG is a window encoding:
- the LOC122622042 gene encoding signal recognition particle subunit SRP72, yielding MSKDANPKEALIKAAYADVHKFGNNREFDKAVKAVNRILGVAPDDPTALHCKVVCLVQLSKFEEAYKFIEKNRLSSLSFEKAYCEYRLNKQQQALKTIDDAGLQPLPPNLKELRTQVLYRLERYDECLDSYRDIIKNTSDEYEDERRTNLSAVAANLAVDQTKEVPEVPEDTYEQYFNSACIQANRQKYAEAERKLRTSEKLCREFLEDEGASEEEIIEEVDVIRVQLAYVLQLQGKTKEAASIYADCLRHKPKDAALVAVASNNSVVINKDQNVFDSKKKIRAALADACEPKLTSRQKQVIAVNNCLLALYTNAGDQVQQLSQKLAQAYPQVEFEALLIRCSQLAKDRKHKEAIDQLQKFAAAHKSHEFVSKFAVIQLQLLQGNRKDAIETLLSLGEAKYKPGVVSALVSLYLGTDNKTAASALLKSAVDWYKKNKVSSGDLSDMWRQAAEFHLRGGASETAASSLEELLKLNPNDTKVLAQLVIAYAQFQPKRALELSRKLPKLETLTTASEIDALEAANWVMSVKAAKKSANAKIEPSPSTPLEKKKNQNRKRKGKLPKNYNSEVAPDPERWLPKYERTGFRKKRGGARGKDVIKGSQGMASGAADQYDMSNRVNLTKNSPATPVFQETAPGPRQQHRKGGHKKKKGGRF
- the LOC122622043 gene encoding tRNA pseudouridine synthase A isoform X2; translated protein: MSEALDKLEVEKEARKEAKELEGEAVKEANRIKRTLKRKKWVDWKEQDEKDAANGVKRAPFDPAERIKRKKSAILLSYCGANYYGMQRNPGMQTIEEELFKAMLKHKWITEDSFEQIQISCFQRAARTDKGVSAARQVCSVKLPEELDLEAFNADLPQQIRLFGVERVTKGFNAKDQCNARTYTYTLPTMAFASFEEKVDDLHDTFQISPELLEKVTETLKLYEGTKNFHNFTSKKSFLDPSSKRFIMSFTRSEPFRSPQGIEFVTLKVKGQSFMLHQIRKMVGLAIAIVRGNTTAATLERALTEERLDLPMAPGLGLVLDTVHYERYNDRYGKDGIHNPLTWQAQEAQVQKFIEREIFSQIYKTEAEQRNMLDWIGTLHYHSYDTRAEDAPPSSSDSKKIKGGDDDNDE
- the LOC122622043 gene encoding tRNA pseudouridine synthase A isoform X1 — encoded protein: MFLRRLLNDYTKAVRLKILCKPWNRQKSFAAAMSEALDKLEVEKEARKEAKELEGEAVKEANRIKRTLKRKKWVDWKEQDEKDAANGVKRAPFDPAERIKRKKSAILLSYCGANYYGMQRNPGMQTIEEELFKAMLKHKWITEDSFEQIQISCFQRAARTDKGVSAARQVCSVKLPEELDLEAFNADLPQQIRLFGVERVTKGFNAKDQCNARTYTYTLPTMAFASFEEKVDDLHDTFQISPELLEKVTETLKLYEGTKNFHNFTSKKSFLDPSSKRFIMSFTRSEPFRSPQGIEFVTLKVKGQSFMLHQIRKMVGLAIAIVRGNTTAATLERALTEERLDLPMAPGLGLVLDTVHYERYNDRYGKDGIHNPLTWQAQEAQVQKFIEREIFSQIYKTEAEQRNMLDWIGTLHYHSYDTRAEDAPPSSSDSKKIKGGDDDNDE